The nucleotide window GGGATATGAACTGGCGCACAGACTCGCCCCGCCGGATGAGGTGATAGGGAAGATGATCGCCCCCGATGTCGATCACTATACCCACTACACGAATTATCTGCTCGATCGCCACCTCGGCGACCAGGCTCTTGTGGTATGGGATCGGCTGGATCAAATGGCCGCTCGCACCCGTGAGCCGATCGACCCCCACCTTCAACTCCGGGTCGTTGACCTGTTGATGGCGACGGGCAGGCTTGACCAGGCGTACCAGTTGTGGACCACGCTCACGACGCGGATACAGCCTGACGCGGCCCCCAGCGCATCGAACCTTACGTCCAACGGCAACTTTGAGCACAAAGAGACAGTCGGCAGGGGATTCGATTGGAGGATCGGGGGCGCACCGGGAGTTGCCTGGACCTTTGACTCTGACAGGGCCTACACAGGGCGCCGATCGCTCAGGCTCACCTTTGTGAAAAGTCGCGCGGATTTCTTAAACATTTCGCAACTCATCCCGGTTCAGCCTCATTCCATGTACGCCCTCCAGGCCTACATCAAAACTGATGGGCTCGCCGGGTCCAAGGGGATCACTGTCGAGGTGATTGATTCCGCTGAGGGGGCCCTGGCCAAAACCGATCCGGTCGGAGAGACGCGAGACTGGAGTCCCGTTACGATGACATTTCGAACATCAGGCACCGCCCGGACCATCACGCTCAGAGTTCATGGCGAGCCTCCCCCTCCCTATCTCCCCCCGCTCTCCGG belongs to Candidatus Methylomirabilis tolerans and includes:
- a CDS encoding carbohydrate binding domain-containing protein; protein product: MVLRLYARPSRIALTGIMILGFLLASWAALRPWIAQRALSRGPSDQATRRALALDPGNDRIQTSLATLYHYSLLLRDYPAALAAYRSALRNNPLDSASWLHLGKLYADMDQARESDQAFALAVRLGPGNAALLWEIAIAHLDEGRVTEAIAVLTRFLAVSPPNNATRGYELAHRLAPPDEVIGKMIAPDVDHYTHYTNYLLDRHLGDQALVVWDRLDQMAARTREPIDPHLQLRVVDLLMATGRLDQAYQLWTTLTTRIQPDAAPSASNLTSNGNFEHKETVGRGFDWRIGGAPGVAWTFDSDRAYTGRRSLRLTFVKSRADFLNISQLIPVQPHSMYALQAYIKTDGLAGSKGITVEVIDSAEGALAKTDPVGETRDWSPVTMTFRTSGTARTITLRVHGEPPPPYLPPLSGSAWIDNVSLTKVE